A window of the Methanobacterium sp. genome harbors these coding sequences:
- a CDS encoding 50S ribosomal protein L18a, translating into MKTKIYRVQGKFIMGNSFKPFTRELKAIGEEDIKEKIYSEFGSKHHIVRNQIHIEKIDEITAEEVIDPLIKTLTSE; encoded by the coding sequence ATGAAAACGAAGATATATAGAGTTCAAGGTAAATTCATCATGGGAAACAGTTTCAAACCCTTCACCAGGGAACTGAAAGCCATAGGTGAAGAAGATATTAAAGAAAAAATATACTCAGAATTCGGTAGCAAACACCACATTGTACGCAACCAGATACACATCGAAAAAATTGATGAAATAACTGCTGAAGAAGTTATTGATCCACTGATCAAAACCCTAACTTCGGAGTGA
- the pfdA gene encoding prefoldin subunit alpha — MEDRQRLEEIINELNAYKAQADTLNQQVETLKGTIADLTVAQETLDAIKGKKSPETLVPIGAGSFLITEIKNTEEVIVGLGSGAAVKRTIDDAKVSIEGQKKELDEIMQKMIGDLQKISEIISQKSPEAEALIQKIEGTPGENLP, encoded by the coding sequence ATGGAAGACCGACAAAGGCTGGAAGAGATCATAAACGAACTCAACGCCTACAAAGCCCAAGCAGACACATTAAACCAGCAAGTGGAAACTCTTAAAGGCACTATAGCTGATTTAACAGTTGCTCAGGAAACATTGGATGCTATTAAAGGTAAAAAATCGCCTGAAACTCTAGTACCAATTGGTGCAGGTTCTTTCCTGATTACAGAAATCAAAAATACCGAAGAAGTGATTGTGGGCCTAGGTTCAGGAGCTGCTGTTAAAAGAACTATTGATGATGCTAAAGTAAGCATTGAAGGGCAGAAAAAAGAATTAGATGAAATAATGCAGAAAATGATTGGAGATCTCCAGAAGATCAGTGAAATCATCTCCCAGAAAAGCCCCGAAGCCGAGGCACTCATCCAAAAAATTGAGGGTACACCTGGTGAAAACCTACCCTAA
- the ftsY gene encoding signal recognition particle-docking protein FtsY, with protein MFESLKKKFSGTIGKISDQFSSEEEEKAPEDEKKDEKASDKIKDIEDETSAKGKEDKSSDDESLLKEKESKKSRLSFLRRKSTPNDEDSLKDEKGLKHHKKSSDDSTEDDKIADKTRTGEDAEKEASGLFTFATHKTISQNDIDDILFELELALLEGDVALEVAEQIVNSVKKDLVGRKIKRRNDVAEFTKNALKNAISDILVVEGPDLKKSVKKAQKTGEPFKIMFVGVNGTGKTTTISKIADYFVKEGYTPVIAASDTFRAGAIEQISHHAENIGVKIIRHQKGADPAAVAYDAVEHARAQKKELVLIDTAGRMQTNANLMDEMKKIQRVVKPDIAIFVGDALTGNDAVEQARKFDDAVGVDGIILTKADADAKGGAALSIGHVINKPILYLGVGQGYGDIMEFRPDWMVEQVLGD; from the coding sequence TTGTTTGAATCTTTAAAAAAGAAATTTTCAGGCACCATCGGAAAAATTTCTGACCAATTTTCCTCTGAAGAAGAGGAAAAAGCTCCTGAGGATGAAAAAAAGGATGAAAAAGCATCAGATAAAATTAAGGATATTGAAGATGAAACTTCTGCCAAGGGAAAAGAAGATAAATCATCCGACGATGAATCTCTCTTGAAAGAGAAAGAATCTAAAAAATCACGTTTATCCTTCCTGCGCAGAAAATCCACACCAAACGATGAAGATTCCCTAAAAGATGAAAAAGGTTTAAAACATCATAAAAAATCTTCAGATGATTCAACCGAAGATGATAAAATAGCAGATAAAACCCGAACAGGGGAAGATGCAGAAAAAGAAGCATCTGGACTATTTACATTTGCCACACACAAAACCATCTCCCAAAATGATATAGATGACATCCTATTTGAACTAGAACTAGCTCTTCTAGAGGGGGATGTTGCTTTGGAAGTGGCTGAGCAAATCGTAAATTCGGTTAAAAAAGATTTAGTAGGTCGGAAGATAAAAAGAAGAAATGATGTGGCAGAATTCACTAAAAATGCCCTTAAAAACGCTATTTCAGACATACTGGTAGTTGAAGGTCCTGATCTGAAAAAATCTGTTAAAAAAGCCCAAAAAACTGGAGAACCGTTTAAAATAATGTTTGTAGGTGTTAATGGGACTGGAAAAACCACTACCATTTCTAAAATTGCTGATTATTTTGTTAAAGAAGGTTACACTCCAGTTATAGCCGCATCTGATACTTTTCGGGCAGGTGCCATTGAACAAATATCTCATCATGCAGAAAATATTGGAGTGAAGATAATACGCCACCAAAAAGGGGCTGATCCAGCAGCAGTGGCTTATGATGCAGTGGAACATGCCAGGGCCCAGAAGAAAGAACTGGTCTTAATCGACACTGCCGGGCGAATGCAAACCAATGCGAATCTTATGGATGAGATGAAGAAGATTCAGAGGGTTGTCAAACCAGATATTGCAATATTCGTAGGGGATGCCCTCACAGGGAATGATGCTGTGGAACAAGCACGTAAATTCGATGATGCTGTGGGTGTTGACGGAATAATTCTCACAAAGGCAGATGCTGATGCAAAAGGTGGGGCAGCACTCTCTATTGGTCATGTAATAAACAAGCCCATATTATACTTGGGTGTAGGTCAGGGATATGGGGATATTATGGAATTTCGCCCGGATTGGATGGTGGAACAAGTCCTTGGGGATTAA
- a CDS encoding class I SAM-dependent methyltransferase — MKQVKSHFEEEAEIFDDLIRTLIPGYEDMIESMILALPFHQKEKINVLDLGCGTGNISLEVKERFPNAKITSVDMAKNMIKMAKYKLASYNDIEFIIADVRDLEFEDEFDAVVSSLALHHLHPPEKKPYYRRIKRFLKKGGVFYNADNILGSSPYLNQLYIEKWIEFMLKSHTQEEINSVWLPKHREEDFPAPLMDHVHFLEEVGFKQVDVVWKNYMYGVYGGKK; from the coding sequence ATGAAACAAGTTAAAAGTCACTTTGAAGAAGAAGCTGAGATATTTGACGATCTTATCAGGACACTAATCCCCGGTTATGAGGATATGATTGAGTCCATGATTTTAGCATTGCCTTTCCACCAGAAAGAAAAGATAAATGTTTTAGATCTGGGCTGTGGTACTGGGAACATATCCCTAGAAGTTAAAGAAAGGTTTCCCAATGCCAAAATAACCAGTGTGGATATGGCTAAGAACATGATCAAAATGGCCAAGTACAAACTCGCATCTTACAATGATATTGAGTTTATAATTGCTGATGTTCGTGATCTAGAATTTGAAGATGAATTTGATGCAGTGGTCTCGTCACTGGCATTACATCATCTACATCCCCCCGAGAAGAAACCATATTACCGTAGAATAAAGAGATTCCTTAAAAAGGGAGGAGTCTTTTATAATGCCGATAACATATTAGGGTCATCACCCTACCTAAATCAGCTTTATATAGAAAAGTGGATTGAGTTCATGCTGAAATCCCACACACAAGAAGAAATTAACAGTGTATGGCTTCCAAAACACCGGGAAGAAGATTTCCCCGCCCCTCTTATGGATCATGTACATTTCTTAGAGGAAGTTGGATTTAAACAAGTAGATGTAGTGTGGAAAAATTACATGTATGGGGTTTATGGTGGAAAAAAATAG